One stretch of Desulfobacterales bacterium DNA includes these proteins:
- a CDS encoding permease encodes MSEAIVISGSESAADKSLDTETKKQPSLVDWKGIWKPLSLIVGAFLVIFWLPVDSERFTSAVIESLALAKWYAREHVILCLIPAFFIAGAIACFVSQAAVMKYLGGSAKKVLAYGVASVSGTILAVCSCTVLPLFASIWKRGAGLGPAIAFLYSGPAINVLAIVLTARVLGVEIGAARAIGAVVFSIIIGLIMHFLFRKEEEAKVQAALHMPDDEGERPLWQTVIYFAVMVAILVFATWGETGESGGFYNAIYSLKWPLTGFFAALLGVLLVLWFKVKLYKVILAAIIILAFAMIVPDLPLLTFTIGIMALVVLTTTTRGETEDWFLSTWDFTKQMMPLLLAGVLVAGLLLGRPGSEGLISSKWVSGLVGGNSIWANLFASVVGAFMYFATLTEVPILQGLMGAGMGKGPALALLLAGPALSLPNMLVIRSVLGTKKTVAFIGLVVVMATISGMTFGHFFA; translated from the coding sequence ATGAGTGAAGCAATTGTCATAAGCGGCAGCGAATCAGCTGCCGATAAATCATTAGACACCGAAACCAAAAAACAGCCAAGTCTTGTAGACTGGAAAGGAATCTGGAAACCGCTGAGTCTGATTGTCGGTGCTTTTCTGGTCATTTTTTGGTTGCCAGTTGACAGCGAACGATTTACCAGTGCTGTCATCGAATCCCTGGCACTGGCCAAATGGTATGCTCGCGAGCATGTGATTTTATGCCTGATTCCGGCTTTTTTTATTGCCGGAGCCATTGCCTGTTTCGTTTCACAGGCGGCGGTTATGAAATATTTGGGGGGTAGCGCCAAAAAGGTGTTGGCTTACGGTGTAGCTTCAGTTTCCGGCACCATCCTGGCCGTTTGTTCATGTACCGTCTTACCACTTTTTGCCAGCATCTGGAAAAGAGGGGCCGGCCTGGGCCCGGCGATTGCATTTCTTTATTCGGGCCCGGCCATCAATGTTTTGGCGATTGTGCTGACCGCGCGGGTACTGGGTGTTGAAATTGGCGCTGCCCGGGCCATCGGCGCTGTTGTATTCAGCATTATTATTGGCTTGATCATGCACTTTTTATTCAGGAAAGAAGAGGAGGCCAAGGTGCAAGCCGCCTTGCATATGCCCGACGACGAAGGCGAAAGGCCTCTGTGGCAAACCGTGATTTATTTTGCCGTCATGGTGGCGATTCTGGTTTTTGCCACCTGGGGAGAGACTGGCGAATCTGGTGGATTTTACAATGCGATTTATAGCTTGAAATGGCCACTAACCGGATTTTTTGCCGCACTGCTGGGTGTGCTGCTAGTGCTGTGGTTTAAGGTAAAGTTGTATAAAGTCATTCTGGCCGCCATCATCATATTGGCTTTTGCTATGATTGTTCCGGATCTGCCTTTGCTCACCTTTACAATTGGCATCATGGCGCTGGTTGTCCTAACGACCACGACCCGGGGAGAAACCGAAGACTGGTTTCTGTCCACCTGGGATTTCACCAAACAGATGATGCCGCTTTTACTTGCAGGTGTTTTAGTTGCCGGCTTGCTGTTGGGTCGGCCTGGATCCGAAGGGCTGATTTCGTCAAAGTGGGTTAGCGGATTGGTGGGCGGCAATTCCATATGGGCCAACCTATTTGCATCGGTCGTCGGGGCTTTTATGTATTTTGCAACGCTCACCGAAGTGCCGATTTTGCAGGGACTCATGGGTGCCGGCATGGGCAAGGGACCGGCGCTGGCATTGTTGCTGGCCGGACCCGCCCTCAGCCTGCCGAACATGCTGGTAATCAGAAGTGTATTGGGCACCAAAAAAACGGTTGCATTTATTGGTCTGGTTGTTGTGATGGCCACCATCAGCGGAATGACCTTCGGGCATTTTTTCGCTTGA
- a CDS encoding metalloregulator ArsR/SmtB family transcription factor: MKDFIKVMKALSDPNRIKIIKMLQHKMMCVCELQAALEVAQPTVSKHLKILEEAGLVDYQKDGLWVNYFLADGTRSPYAASLLGNIRHWLDNDPEVAELNKKAPFLNRSELC, from the coding sequence ATGAAAGATTTTATCAAAGTCATGAAGGCACTGTCAGATCCCAATCGGATCAAAATCATAAAAATGCTGCAGCATAAAATGATGTGTGTCTGCGAACTGCAGGCTGCCCTGGAAGTTGCCCAGCCGACCGTTTCCAAGCATTTGAAAATATTAGAGGAAGCTGGTTTGGTGGATTATCAGAAGGATGGTCTGTGGGTAAATTATTTTCTGGCGGACGGCACCCGCAGCCCCTATGCTGCCAGTTTGCTCGGGAATATCCGGCACTGGCTTGACAATGACCCTGAGGTGGCCGAATTAAATAAAAAGGCTCCTTTCCTCAACCGATCCGAATTGTGCTAG
- a CDS encoding sulfite exporter TauE/SafE family protein yields MFALEGFTVTKFIITIIAMIGISALFSIFGRGGGEFKLPVLITVLTMLPYFDIATISLFCIFVQGITMLAVYGSKHKLVDWPLAFALALIVGSFAFMGGYFAFKVKALYLKGTFAVLLLISAYFMWKGKGVPGKPGKFGVWHRVMGNGEEYDMNLLLIALPVGIIAFIAGMVGISGCGLIIPVCIILGAVPIRIAIGTNTMLVLTSSGTSFLGHAVRGTTPWTLTTILGVAAICGAFIGANLHIDIPEKYIKAGFITLLVVASIWMVAKIYIL; encoded by the coding sequence ATGTTCGCTTTGGAAGGATTTACCGTTACAAAATTTATCATCACGATCATTGCCATGATTGGCATTTCGGCCTTGTTTTCCATTTTCGGCCGGGGCGGCGGTGAATTCAAGCTCCCAGTATTAATAACGGTTTTAACGATGCTGCCCTACTTTGATATCGCCACCATCAGTTTATTTTGCATCTTTGTTCAAGGTATTACCATGCTGGCAGTGTATGGCTCCAAACACAAATTGGTGGACTGGCCCCTGGCGTTTGCCCTGGCTCTCATCGTTGGTTCATTTGCATTTATGGGCGGGTATTTCGCATTTAAGGTCAAGGCCCTTTACCTCAAAGGCACCTTTGCGGTGTTATTGCTCATATCGGCATATTTTATGTGGAAAGGTAAAGGCGTTCCCGGCAAGCCGGGCAAATTTGGTGTCTGGCATCGCGTCATGGGAAACGGTGAAGAATATGACATGAACTTGTTATTAATTGCTCTGCCCGTAGGAATCATCGCATTTATCGCCGGAATGGTCGGCATATCCGGTTGCGGGTTAATCATTCCAGTTTGCATCATACTTGGAGCCGTTCCCATCAGAATTGCGATCGGCACCAATACGATGCTCGTTCTAACATCCTCGGGCACTTCGTTTTTAGGCCACGCCGTCAGAGGAACAACACCATGGACTTTAACAACCATTCTGGGAGTGGCTGCGATTTGCGGGGCTTTTATCGGTGCCAATTTGCATATCGATATACCGGAAAAGTACATCAAGGCTGGCTTTATCACCCTGCTGGTTGTGGCATCTATATGGATGGTAGCTAAAATTTACATACTGTAA
- a CDS encoding uroporphyrinogen decarboxylase family protein — MKKLTKKERIECVFNMKEPDCVPVFPRNQAQMIYSMGWKLPEMTGQDWYDAEKSALAALWNLEYMDYDVAFGCYYDMGFGVPALGGILDIPEKWGMSVQCLKHPVESKADWDTVKKQFPLDPLTDPRMRGALKSIKYVSTAVGDHTPVTPAYYTGICVVSLILMEVGGLMEACMEEPEWVDDMCRRASDFAMDWIRAQYEAGANSWLYLADFWGTELISPQMADRFITPYVIEMSEMVEKEFGQKTFYHVHGNMTRPKSQEWLEKLTKDANIVGLHLDKAHDASWIKEVVKGKMGVAGGLPFKGGFLDKGPIEKITAEAKKSLDIAAPGGGVIFVPTGQVLPSTPNEHFKAWIDIAHEYGRYPLA; from the coding sequence ATGAAAAAGTTAACCAAAAAGGAACGAATCGAATGTGTATTTAATATGAAGGAACCCGATTGTGTCCCGGTTTTTCCACGCAATCAGGCCCAAATGATATATTCCATGGGCTGGAAATTGCCGGAAATGACGGGTCAGGACTGGTATGATGCCGAAAAATCCGCCCTGGCGGCTTTATGGAACCTGGAATATATGGATTATGACGTTGCATTCGGCTGTTATTACGATATGGGATTCGGCGTTCCGGCCCTGGGCGGCATCCTGGACATACCCGAAAAATGGGGTATGAGTGTGCAGTGTTTGAAACATCCAGTGGAATCCAAAGCAGACTGGGATACCGTCAAAAAACAATTTCCACTGGACCCCCTCACGGATCCGCGGATGCGCGGTGCCCTGAAATCCATCAAATATGTTTCCACGGCAGTGGGTGATCATACGCCCGTCACACCGGCTTATTATACGGGCATTTGTGTGGTCAGTTTGATTTTAATGGAAGTCGGCGGCCTGATGGAGGCCTGCATGGAAGAGCCTGAATGGGTAGATGATATGTGCCGCCGAGCCTCTGATTTTGCAATGGACTGGATTCGCGCGCAGTACGAGGCCGGTGCCAATAGTTGGTTGTATCTGGCAGATTTTTGGGGCACCGAACTGATCTCACCGCAGATGGCCGATCGATTTATTACACCTTATGTCATCGAGATGAGCGAAATGGTTGAAAAAGAGTTTGGCCAGAAGACTTTTTATCATGTCCACGGGAATATGACCCGACCCAAGTCACAAGAGTGGCTTGAGAAACTAACAAAAGACGCCAATATCGTTGGCTTGCATCTGGACAAGGCCCATGACGCGAGCTGGATCAAAGAGGTCGTCAAGGGTAAAATGGGGGTGGCCGGCGGATTGCCGTTTAAGGGCGGTTTTCTGGATAAAGGACCGATTGAAAAAATTACTGCGGAAGCCAAAAAATCTCTGGATATCGCTGCTCCGGGTGGCGGTGTCATATTTGTGCCCACAGGACAGGTCCTGCCTTCCACACCCAATGAGCACTTTAAGGCCTGGATCGATATTGCGCATGAATACGGCAGATATCCGCTTGCATAA
- a CDS encoding corrinoid protein: MSDFPELTQAVIDGNRNKVVEIVNAELEKGTTPQTLLSDYMIPGMLHVGDLMQEGEYFIPEVLRSAKAMKGALEILEPLLAESGGAESAGYIVIGTVDGDIHDIGKNLVAMLLKGSGFEVNDVGVSVKTETFIEALQAKEGPVLLGMSALITPTLDEMPVVIKAVKEAGLRDRVKIMVGGAPVTQEFCDEIGADGMAEDAAAAVTLAKQLLAA, translated from the coding sequence ATGTCTGATTTTCCCGAACTGACCCAGGCGGTCATCGACGGCAACCGCAACAAGGTCGTTGAGATTGTCAATGCAGAATTAGAAAAAGGCACCACTCCCCAGACGCTGCTGTCGGATTACATGATCCCCGGCATGCTGCATGTGGGCGATCTGATGCAGGAGGGTGAATATTTTATTCCCGAGGTATTGCGTTCGGCCAAGGCGATGAAGGGGGCTTTGGAAATCTTGGAGCCGCTTTTGGCTGAAAGCGGCGGCGCGGAGTCAGCCGGCTATATTGTCATCGGCACTGTTGACGGCGACATTCACGATATCGGCAAAAATCTGGTGGCCATGCTGCTCAAGGGCAGCGGCTTTGAGGTCAACGATGTGGGGGTATCGGTGAAAACCGAGACATTTATTGAAGCGTTACAGGCAAAAGAAGGGCCGGTTTTGCTGGGCATGTCAGCGCTGATCACCCCTACCCTGGATGAAATGCCGGTGGTGATCAAGGCTGTCAAAGAGGCCGGTCTGCGGGATCGGGTCAAGATCATGGTCGGTGGAGCACCGGTCACCCAGGAGTTTTGCGATGAAATCGGTGCTGACGGTATGGCCGAAGACGCCGCAGCCGCAGTCACTCTGGCAAAGCAACTGCTCGCCGCATAA
- a CDS encoding thioredoxin family protein, which translates to MIEQIQIYTRGCVRSIAVEKSLRKAVSKMGLDVEVKAYDDPVVHKAEGLDSFPSVKINGELRVEGDFTSVDDFEEMLSEYQN; encoded by the coding sequence ATGATAGAACAAATTCAAATTTATACCCGCGGTTGCGTTCGATCCATAGCAGTGGAAAAAAGTCTGAGAAAGGCGGTCAGCAAAATGGGATTGGACGTTGAGGTCAAGGCCTATGATGATCCTGTAGTCCACAAAGCGGAAGGCCTCGATAGTTTCCCTTCCGTAAAAATAAATGGTGAACTCAGAGTTGAGGGCGACTTTACGTCTGTCGATGATTTTGAAGAAATGCTTTCAGAATATCAAAATTGA